The Enterococcus sp. 7F3_DIV0205 genome has a window encoding:
- a CDS encoding ECF transporter S component encodes MNKKTNPIVVRSILVGLLIFIGIALFQASQYQVISMLLVIAACIPIYYRYEKKQLNIKELVLIAVVTAIAVLGRFLFYMVPAITPMTAIIIICGICLGSEIGFLVGSLSAITSNMLFGQGPWTPFQMFSWGMIGFLAGVPWMQKVLGKSYWFLALYGIFAGLFFSFFMDIWTVFSIDRAFSWQRYLALLLTAVPYTVSYCFANAFFSCLLFRAIQTKLQRILTKYDIK; translated from the coding sequence ATGAATAAGAAAACAAACCCGATCGTGGTCAGAAGTATACTGGTTGGACTCTTGATTTTTATAGGAATTGCGCTTTTTCAAGCTAGCCAGTATCAGGTTATTTCCATGTTGCTTGTGATTGCTGCTTGTATTCCGATTTATTATCGCTATGAGAAAAAGCAGTTGAATATCAAAGAATTAGTTTTGATAGCAGTAGTTACAGCAATTGCTGTGCTAGGTAGATTTCTATTCTATATGGTTCCTGCGATTACTCCGATGACAGCCATTATTATTATTTGCGGGATTTGCTTAGGGTCTGAAATTGGTTTTTTGGTGGGTTCCCTTTCGGCGATCACATCGAATATGTTATTTGGTCAAGGGCCGTGGACCCCATTTCAAATGTTTTCTTGGGGGATGATCGGGTTTCTTGCGGGGGTACCGTGGATGCAAAAAGTTCTTGGAAAAAGTTATTGGTTTTTGGCGTTATATGGTATTTTTGCGGGATTATTCTTTTCCTTTTTTATGGATATTTGGACGGTATTTTCAATTGATCGAGCCTTTTCTTGGCAAAGATACTTAGCATTATTACTGACAGCTGTACCTTACACAGTTTCATATTGTTTTGCAAATGCATTTTTTTCGTGTTTGCTATTTAGGGCAATTCAGACAAAGCTTCAACGTATTTTAACGAAATACGATATAAAATAA
- a CDS encoding energy-coupling factor transporter transmembrane component T: MNPHFFRQRHPLVISCYYLMMLLIAMSTTNPLIIGCCFFGSLTSRLLHFKKGNKQSIIFPLFFLILITITNPLFVHRGGTILFFFLNKPITLEAFVYGLFMGMMIASVIYLFQNFQSAVDSEKFFYLFGKRFPKSALILTMIFRFIPLFQAYYQELNQVQKTIQRTQKRTFKEKASYGLDLFGNLFSWALENAMDTADSMKARGYGVTVRSSRTSYRWRKMDSFSLFMIISLTCLFILSVTQGSYQFNFYPYQENLFLALEQRWLDYLVILFLALLPTLNRIREVIVWTILKSRI, encoded by the coding sequence ATGAATCCACATTTTTTTAGGCAAAGACATCCGCTAGTCATTTCCTGCTATTATTTGATGATGTTGTTGATTGCCATGAGCACCACAAATCCACTCATTATTGGTTGTTGTTTTTTTGGAAGTTTAACTTCTCGGTTGCTGCACTTTAAGAAGGGAAACAAGCAGTCGATTATCTTCCCTTTGTTTTTTCTGATCTTGATTACGATCACCAATCCGTTATTTGTACATAGAGGCGGCACGATTTTATTCTTTTTTCTTAATAAACCAATTACGCTTGAAGCTTTTGTATATGGTCTTTTTATGGGAATGATGATTGCTTCTGTCATTTACTTATTTCAAAATTTTCAAAGTGCAGTGGATTCTGAAAAATTTTTTTATCTTTTTGGGAAACGATTTCCTAAATCGGCATTGATACTGACGATGATTTTTCGCTTTATTCCTTTATTTCAAGCCTATTATCAAGAGTTGAATCAGGTCCAAAAAACGATTCAGCGAACACAAAAAAGAACGTTTAAAGAAAAAGCCTCATATGGCTTAGATTTGTTTGGCAACTTATTTTCATGGGCTTTAGAGAATGCGATGGATACTGCTGACTCGATGAAAGCACGAGGTTATGGTGTGACGGTTAGGAGTAGTCGAACGAGTTATCGTTGGCGGAAGATGGATTCATTTTCTTTGTTTATGATCATCAGTTTGACTTGTTTGTTTATTCTGTCTGTTACGCAGGGGAGCTATCAATTTAACTTTTATCCTTATCAAGAGAATCTATTTTTAGCGTTAGAACAACGGTGGTTGGATTATCTAGTGATTTTGTTCTTAGCCTTATTACCAACATTAAATCGAATACGGGAGGTGATCGTGTGGACTATCTTGAAATCCAGAATCTAA
- a CDS encoding AIR synthase related protein: MKENIRDLSVAFFTDEIGIVTACDSSAAIGLKEADQVKVDPEITAAFCLRVALLEVLAVGGKPTMVIDTIGGEMEPTGKRMLKGLTAELKKAGLENVLINGSTEENMLTEMTSIGVTVIGSIHKAELNYGKVLSGSWLYQVGEPFMGSDVLMQEQEIFSYQDFYAIQKQAHVLEILPVGSKGVSYEAAKLAESSGLKVIFDQIQFMDSRSAGPATVLLVAVEENQPLQLTNQAIHIKKIGYFTEEDPS; the protein is encoded by the coding sequence ATGAAAGAAAATATTCGTGATCTATCAGTTGCCTTTTTTACAGATGAAATTGGAATTGTCACAGCTTGTGATAGCAGTGCAGCGATTGGGCTAAAAGAAGCGGATCAAGTAAAGGTTGATCCTGAAATCACAGCGGCTTTTTGTTTAAGAGTGGCGTTATTAGAAGTTTTAGCAGTGGGTGGTAAACCGACCATGGTGATCGATACGATCGGTGGTGAAATGGAGCCTACAGGTAAAAGAATGTTGAAAGGACTTACTGCTGAATTAAAAAAAGCTGGTTTAGAAAATGTTCTGATCAATGGGAGTACCGAAGAGAATATGCTGACTGAAATGACCTCTATTGGTGTGACCGTTATCGGCTCAATTCACAAAGCTGAGTTAAATTATGGCAAAGTATTATCTGGTAGTTGGTTGTATCAAGTGGGCGAGCCATTTATGGGAAGTGATGTGTTGATGCAAGAACAAGAGATTTTTTCGTATCAAGACTTCTATGCTATTCAAAAGCAGGCTCATGTTTTAGAAATATTGCCTGTCGGCTCTAAAGGAGTGAGTTATGAGGCGGCTAAACTTGCTGAATCAAGTGGGTTGAAAGTGATTTTCGATCAAATTCAGTTTATGGATTCACGATCTGCTGGTCCTGCTACGGTGTTACTTGTTGCTGTTGAAGAAAATCAGCCGCTTCAATTAACAAATCAAGCCATTCACATCAAAAAAATCGGCTATTTCACAGAGGAGGATCCAAGTTGA
- a CDS encoding EutP/PduV family microcompartment system protein: MKKAIFIGSVGCGKTTLSQKLKGEEISYNKTQAIEFHDQIIDTPGEFIQHRNYYSALLTTAVDSQLIVLMASAVEKKQTFSPLFAAAFAKPCIGVITKIDLAEKEDIERTKKQLALAGAKKFFMISAVENQGIDELRAYLQEPKGDEDR; this comes from the coding sequence TTGAAAAAAGCAATCTTTATTGGTTCTGTTGGTTGCGGGAAAACGACTCTTTCACAAAAGCTGAAAGGAGAAGAGATTTCCTACAATAAAACGCAAGCAATCGAGTTTCATGATCAAATTATTGATACACCGGGAGAATTTATCCAACATCGTAATTATTATAGTGCTCTTTTAACAACGGCAGTGGATTCACAATTGATCGTATTGATGGCGAGTGCTGTGGAAAAGAAACAAACTTTTTCACCACTTTTTGCAGCAGCATTTGCCAAGCCTTGTATTGGCGTGATCACTAAAATCGATCTCGCTGAAAAAGAAGATATCGAACGGACAAAAAAGCAATTAGCATTAGCTGGAGCCAAGAAATTCTTCATGATTTCTGCAGTAGAAAATCAAGGAATCGACGAATTGAGAGCGTATTTACAAGAGCCTAAAGGAGACGAAGACAGATGA
- a CDS encoding cob(I)yrinic acid a,c-diamide adenosyltransferase, whose amino-acid sequence MKIYTKTGDKGQTSIIGGEKRSKGSERVEAYGTIDELNSMIGYIISQMQHYREIKKELEEIQQVLFDCGTDLATPNSTKGYRTSNQPTIWLEERIDRYADVPPELTEFILPGGCPIASLLHMARTVARRAERCVVRVQESEEINIDALIFLNRLSDYFYAVARFINFREGREDINYRRNGQIFHS is encoded by the coding sequence ATGAAAATATACACTAAAACAGGCGATAAAGGTCAAACGAGTATTATCGGTGGAGAAAAAAGAAGCAAAGGTTCCGAGCGCGTAGAAGCATACGGCACGATCGACGAATTGAACTCAATGATCGGCTATATTATCAGTCAGATGCAACACTATCGGGAAATAAAAAAGGAACTAGAAGAGATTCAACAAGTGTTATTTGATTGCGGCACTGATCTTGCCACACCAAATAGCACAAAAGGCTATCGAACGAGCAACCAACCGACGATCTGGCTAGAAGAGCGAATTGATCGATACGCAGATGTTCCTCCAGAGTTGACTGAATTTATTTTACCAGGTGGTTGTCCAATTGCTAGTTTACTTCATATGGCTAGAACTGTCGCTAGAAGGGCGGAACGATGTGTTGTCCGTGTACAAGAATCAGAAGAAATCAATATAGATGCATTGATTTTCTTAAATCGGTTATCTGATTATTTTTATGCAGTTGCTCGATTTATTAACTTTCGTGAAGGAAGAGAAGATATCAACTATCGTCGAAATGGCCAAATTTTTCATAGTTAA
- a CDS encoding histidine phosphatase family protein, with translation MIYLIRHGETLLNQEKKFYGSLDVSLTETGKKQSRQIAEKLKEIYFSNIYVSQLKRTLETAEIVRPEEQYYVLSELNEKSFGAWEGLSADQIEASYKKQWQAWLDAPLEKAPPEAESFKQFKHRVLHGFSKIEGTLAENPQTDILIVGHLGVLRVLDHYFNHYSTDFWSCDYQQGMYTMYRYENNSYQLEGRNN, from the coding sequence ATGATTTATTTAATTAGACACGGCGAAACACTACTGAATCAGGAAAAGAAATTTTATGGAAGCTTAGATGTTTCGTTGACTGAGACAGGAAAAAAGCAAAGCCGTCAAATTGCTGAAAAACTGAAAGAAATTTATTTTTCAAACATTTATGTCAGCCAACTGAAACGAACGCTAGAGACAGCCGAAATAGTCAGACCCGAAGAGCAATACTATGTCTTATCGGAACTTAATGAAAAGTCTTTTGGAGCATGGGAAGGACTTTCGGCAGATCAAATCGAAGCAAGCTATAAAAAGCAATGGCAAGCTTGGTTAGATGCGCCACTTGAGAAGGCACCTCCTGAGGCGGAATCCTTTAAGCAATTTAAGCACAGAGTTCTACATGGTTTTTCAAAAATCGAAGGAACTCTTGCAGAAAATCCTCAAACAGATATTTTGATTGTAGGACATTTAGGTGTTTTACGAGTGTTGGATCATTATTTTAATCACTATTCAACTGATTTTTGGTCATGTGACTATCAGCAAGGGATGTATACTATGTATCGTTATGAAAACAATTCGTATCAGCTGGAGGGAAGAAATAATTGA
- a CDS encoding ABC transporter ATP-binding protein, producing the protein MDYLEIQNLSFSYAGSEKLVLNNVSLTIEEGDFVLICGASGSGKSTLLKMVKPQLTPAGKQTGAIYLNYEKISAIPDVFSTSKIGYVMQNPENQIVTDSAWHELAFGLENIGLEPSEIKSRVAEMVNFLGIQDLVDYQTKDLSGGQKQLLNLASVLVMRPDVLILDEPTTQLDPIASQNFVDVLVRLNREMGLTILLAEHGLESVFSLADKVVLLDKGQLILSDAPANISSEIQNNQQDLSRFIVSLPSAVQIYHASGLTGQSPITVIEGKRFLAQQIPEKPFSTTNSLSDQTKTQEKPILQLNNCWFRYEKNSRDILAGVDLDLVEGEIFSLVGGNGTGKTTLLKVIAGIHECYRGKITLFNQSLKKNQHVVGYLPQEPQMMFIRDSVADDYNHYLESKKIAESEKRSRIQHIVTLLDLGEVLLQHPLDLSGGECQRAALGKLLLTDPKVLLLDEPTKGIDNYGKKQLISLLKQLSEQGKTILVVTHDLDFAAELSDRCGLFFQNDLLTTATPTQFFGNHTFYTTAASRISRDLFSNLVTTDEVIAAYKVAKGVANE; encoded by the coding sequence GTGGACTATCTTGAAATCCAGAATCTAAGTTTTAGTTATGCTGGCAGTGAAAAATTAGTATTGAATAATGTGTCGTTAACCATAGAAGAAGGAGACTTCGTATTGATATGCGGCGCTTCTGGTAGTGGTAAATCGACATTATTAAAAATGGTAAAACCTCAATTGACACCAGCTGGGAAACAAACTGGAGCAATCTATTTAAATTACGAAAAAATCTCAGCGATTCCAGATGTTTTTTCAACAAGTAAAATTGGTTATGTCATGCAAAATCCGGAAAACCAGATCGTAACAGATAGTGCTTGGCATGAATTAGCCTTTGGATTAGAAAATATTGGACTTGAGCCTTCTGAAATAAAAAGTCGTGTGGCTGAAATGGTCAATTTTTTAGGCATTCAGGATTTAGTCGACTATCAAACAAAAGATTTATCGGGTGGCCAAAAGCAATTGCTGAATTTAGCTTCTGTTTTAGTCATGCGACCAGACGTTTTGATTTTAGATGAACCTACCACACAACTTGATCCAATCGCTTCTCAGAACTTTGTTGATGTATTAGTTCGACTAAATAGAGAAATGGGATTGACTATACTGTTAGCTGAACATGGGTTGGAATCCGTTTTTTCACTTGCTGATAAGGTGGTGCTTTTGGATAAAGGGCAATTGATTCTGTCAGATGCACCAGCGAACATATCCAGTGAAATTCAAAACAATCAACAGGATCTGAGCCGTTTTATCGTCAGCTTGCCTAGTGCAGTCCAAATATACCATGCAAGTGGTTTAACAGGACAGAGCCCAATCACTGTGATAGAAGGAAAGCGATTCTTAGCCCAACAAATTCCTGAAAAGCCGTTTAGCACAACGAACAGTTTGTCAGATCAAACTAAAACGCAAGAAAAGCCAATCCTTCAATTAAACAATTGCTGGTTTCGTTATGAGAAAAATAGTCGAGATATTTTAGCAGGCGTAGATCTTGATTTAGTTGAAGGTGAAATTTTTTCTTTAGTTGGAGGGAATGGTACAGGGAAAACAACTTTACTGAAGGTTATTGCGGGTATTCATGAGTGTTATCGCGGGAAGATCACTCTTTTTAATCAATCGCTGAAAAAAAATCAGCATGTTGTTGGCTACTTGCCTCAAGAACCTCAAATGATGTTTATCAGAGATTCAGTAGCAGATGATTACAACCATTATTTAGAGAGTAAGAAGATAGCCGAATCAGAAAAGCGCAGTCGAATCCAGCACATTGTGACCTTGCTTGATCTAGGTGAAGTACTGTTGCAGCATCCTCTTGATCTAAGTGGCGGGGAATGTCAACGAGCAGCGCTTGGAAAGCTTCTTTTGACCGACCCTAAAGTGTTATTGCTGGATGAGCCGACAAAGGGGATCGACAACTATGGAAAAAAACAATTGATCAGCTTATTGAAGCAATTGTCTGAACAAGGAAAAACGATTTTAGTAGTGACACATGATTTAGATTTTGCTGCAGAATTATCCGATCGTTGTGGGTTATTTTTCCAGAATGATTTATTAACAACAGCTACACCAACTCAATTTTTTGGGAATCATACCTTTTATACAACTGCAGCTAGCCGAATTTCACGTGACTTATTTTCAAATTTGGTCACGACGGATGAAGTGATTGCGGCCTACAAAGTAGCAAAAGGAGTGGCTAATGAATAA
- a CDS encoding cupin domain-containing protein — protein sequence MNNLNEETIRALVREVLSEQLASVEDSTKNVDPSGVLSIKLPLLNVSEEDRLDTGNPEHKVYCKDLVTLGESPRLGCGLMVMEDTTFDWLLEYDEVDYIIEGRLDVLIDGRTITAGPGEIILIPKGSQIKFSVSGTARFVYVTYPADWQK from the coding sequence ATGAATAATTTGAATGAAGAAACAATTCGTGCTCTTGTTCGAGAAGTGTTATCTGAGCAATTAGCTTCAGTAGAAGATAGCACAAAAAACGTCGATCCAAGTGGCGTTTTATCGATCAAACTCCCATTATTAAATGTGTCAGAAGAAGATCGTTTAGATACTGGGAATCCAGAACATAAAGTATACTGTAAAGATTTAGTTACGTTGGGCGAAAGTCCGCGTCTAGGATGTGGCTTGATGGTCATGGAAGATACGACATTTGATTGGTTATTAGAATATGATGAAGTGGATTATATTATTGAAGGTCGCTTAGATGTTCTAATCGATGGTCGGACAATTACAGCAGGTCCTGGAGAAATTATTCTGATTCCTAAAGGAAGTCAGATCAAGTTTTCAGTTTCTGGAACGGCACGTTTTGTTTATGTGACGTATCCAGCAGATTGGCAAAAGTAA
- a CDS encoding pyridoxamine 5'-phosphate oxidase family protein: MKTTEAFQKIMNEQTEIALATSVNEVPNVRIVSFFYDEVKKCLFFSTFKGNEKISEFQNNSNVAFTTIPQETTNHVRVHFAKVKKSELTVYDVADQWIQKIPSYDENIKQAGTMLELYEIHFSEAIVILGMDSRKTIKL, encoded by the coding sequence ATGAAAACAACAGAAGCATTTCAAAAAATAATGAATGAGCAGACAGAAATCGCACTAGCAACTAGTGTTAATGAGGTACCAAATGTGCGAATCGTTAGTTTCTTTTATGATGAAGTTAAAAAATGTCTTTTTTTCTCAACCTTTAAAGGAAATGAAAAAATCAGTGAATTTCAAAACAATTCCAATGTTGCCTTCACAACGATCCCACAAGAAACAACGAATCATGTTCGGGTACATTTTGCAAAAGTAAAAAAGAGTGAGTTGACCGTCTATGATGTCGCAGATCAATGGATTCAAAAAATTCCTAGTTACGATGAAAACATTAAACAAGCGGGTACAATGCTTGAGTTATACGAGATCCACTTCTCAGAAGCGATCGTAATTTTGGGAATGGATAGTAGAAAAACGATTAAACTGTAA
- the cobU gene encoding bifunctional adenosylcobinamide kinase/adenosylcobinamide-phosphate guanylyltransferase, protein MSYTLVTGGAKSGKSTFSESLLKNESSVCYIATSVMEYPDEEMTSRIQHHQNTRPTAWHTEERFLGIDEWLKETSKDYNAYLLDCVTIMTTNLFFHIMSKELAVDLEEIETVFDHYTAKERQKIEEQIFNEWGKITKAIMETNTKMILVTNEVGSGVVPITSLGRWFQDLLGKINQFLAREAEQVYFVVCGIPQKIK, encoded by the coding sequence TTGAGTTATACATTAGTTACAGGTGGCGCCAAAAGCGGTAAGTCGACATTCTCAGAAAGTTTACTGAAAAATGAAAGCTCTGTTTGCTATATCGCAACGAGTGTTATGGAGTATCCAGATGAAGAAATGACTTCACGAATCCAGCATCACCAAAACACAAGACCCACTGCATGGCATACAGAAGAACGTTTTCTTGGAATCGATGAATGGCTCAAAGAAACATCAAAAGACTATAATGCCTATCTCTTGGATTGTGTCACGATCATGACGACAAATCTGTTTTTTCATATTATGTCTAAAGAGTTGGCTGTTGATTTAGAAGAAATAGAAACTGTTTTTGACCACTATACGGCTAAAGAACGTCAAAAAATCGAGGAACAGATTTTTAATGAATGGGGAAAAATCACTAAAGCGATAATGGAAACGAATACAAAAATGATTTTAGTCACCAATGAAGTGGGGTCTGGAGTTGTTCCAATCACTAGTTTAGGACGCTGGTTTCAAGATTTATTAGGAAAAATCAATCAATTTTTAGCGAGGGAAGCGGAGCAGGTATATTTTGTCGTCTGTGGGATTCCGCAAAAAATAAAATGA
- a CDS encoding EVE domain-containing protein, producing the protein MNYWIGVASKDHVTLGVAGGFCQLCHGKSAPLNKMKAGDWLIYYAPKQSLKTKEPCQEFVAIGQILPGVAYSFEMSPDFIPVRKDIKFIENIKPVPLQALADLPLWQEYRSRLRFGHFQIPKELFDFIASGMRKAG; encoded by the coding sequence ATGAATTATTGGATCGGTGTTGCGTCTAAGGACCATGTAACATTAGGTGTCGCAGGAGGCTTTTGCCAGTTGTGTCATGGTAAATCAGCACCTTTAAATAAAATGAAAGCAGGTGACTGGCTGATTTATTATGCACCCAAGCAAAGCTTGAAAACCAAAGAGCCTTGTCAAGAGTTCGTTGCAATTGGACAGATTTTGCCAGGTGTGGCCTATTCATTTGAAATGTCTCCGGATTTTATTCCAGTTAGAAAAGATATTAAGTTTATAGAGAATATTAAGCCCGTTCCACTGCAAGCGTTAGCTGATCTTCCCTTATGGCAGGAATATCGATCACGTTTGAGATTTGGGCATTTTCAAATTCCTAAGGAGTTGTTCGATTTTATTGCCTCTGGAATGAGAAAAGCAGGATGA
- the eutH gene encoding ethanolamine utilization protein EutH: protein MSINEIIMYIIAFFMVLGAIDKCLGNKFGLGEQFEEGIMAMGSLALSMVGIITLAPVLANILKPVVVPLYTALGADPAMFATTLLANDMGGFPLAMQLAQDPQAGLFAGAILGAMMGPTIVFTIPVALGIIEKEDQQYLATGVLSGLITIPLGCFVGGVIAGFPVVMILKNLVPILLVAVLIMIGLWLKPDAMIKGFTVFGKFVVIVAIAGLVLGALQLLVGVTIIEGITPVTEGIEVVGGIALTLAGAFCLVFVITKLFNKPLMKLGKVLGMNEVAAAGMVATLANSIPMFQMMKDMDPRGKIINVAFAVSAAFVMGDHLGFTAGVAKEMIFPMIVGKLVGGITAVVVAMFMANRMLKKEAK, encoded by the coding sequence ATGAGTATTAATGAAATAATCATGTATATTATTGCTTTTTTCATGGTTTTGGGGGCAATCGATAAATGCTTAGGGAATAAATTCGGGTTAGGTGAGCAGTTTGAAGAAGGAATTATGGCAATGGGGTCTTTGGCTCTATCCATGGTGGGGATCATCACGCTAGCACCTGTATTAGCGAATATTTTGAAACCTGTTGTAGTGCCCTTATATACAGCTTTAGGTGCAGACCCAGCAATGTTTGCAACAACATTATTAGCAAACGATATGGGGGGATTTCCTTTAGCAATGCAATTAGCACAAGATCCTCAAGCGGGCTTATTCGCAGGAGCGATTCTTGGTGCGATGATGGGACCTACCATTGTTTTCACGATTCCAGTGGCTCTTGGCATTATTGAAAAAGAAGATCAGCAGTATTTAGCTACAGGCGTTTTATCTGGTTTGATCACGATTCCTCTTGGTTGTTTTGTGGGTGGTGTGATTGCTGGTTTTCCAGTGGTGATGATCTTAAAAAATCTTGTGCCGATTTTACTTGTTGCGGTGTTGATCATGATCGGATTATGGCTAAAACCAGATGCTATGATCAAAGGGTTTACGGTATTTGGAAAGTTTGTCGTGATCGTGGCCATTGCGGGGTTAGTTTTAGGCGCTTTACAATTATTAGTGGGTGTCACGATTATTGAAGGCATTACGCCTGTAACAGAAGGAATTGAAGTTGTTGGTGGAATTGCGTTAACATTAGCAGGTGCCTTTTGTCTCGTGTTCGTTATCACAAAACTGTTCAACAAACCTTTGATGAAACTTGGAAAAGTCTTAGGAATGAATGAAGTTGCCGCTGCAGGAATGGTGGCTACACTAGCGAATAGCATTCCAATGTTTCAAATGATGAAAGACATGGACCCTCGCGGTAAAATAATCAACGTTGCATTTGCTGTATCAGCGGCTTTTGTAATGGGCGATCACTTAGGGTTTACAGCAGGAGTTGCTAAAGAAATGATTTTCCCAATGATCGTTGGAAAACTAGTTGGAGGGATCACCGCAGTTGTTGTGGCAATGTTTATGGCGAATCGGATGTTGAAAAAAGAAGCGAAGTAG
- a CDS encoding DUF4430 domain-containing protein, whose amino-acid sequence MKKFVKVAMVLTVIFLLGACGKASDTKKVEEDAMKVTIILKEDDKEFDKKEVKVKKDESLQTVMETNYKVDMDKDFISGIDGHVQDAKTSKYWLYDVNGKQPEVGAVEYFLKDGDTVTWTLNKL is encoded by the coding sequence ATGAAAAAATTTGTAAAAGTAGCAATGGTTTTAACAGTTATCTTTCTATTAGGCGCATGTGGCAAAGCAAGTGACACGAAAAAAGTAGAAGAAGACGCAATGAAGGTAACGATCATCTTAAAGGAAGATGATAAAGAGTTTGACAAAAAAGAAGTCAAAGTCAAAAAGGATGAATCTCTTCAAACAGTCATGGAAACAAATTATAAAGTAGACATGGATAAAGATTTTATCAGTGGAATTGATGGCCATGTGCAAGATGCAAAAACAAGTAAATATTGGTTATATGATGTAAATGGCAAACAGCCGGAAGTGGGCGCAGTTGAGTATTTCTTAAAAGACGGCGACACAGTGACTTGGACGTTGAATAAACTATAG
- the cobS gene encoding adenosylcobinamide-GDP ribazoletransferase, with amino-acid sequence MIKTLILYLQFFTRIPLPMEIDHAEERFKKGILWFTVLGLLIGLVDALVLWGLYGLLQSTILAWIAALLFDVMLTGAFHMDGLADMCDGLFSSRNKERMLEIMKDSRVGSNGVLALIFYYLFLIIPIITKSIDVDIFFLIRLLIGLQVVGKSGIALLFQQMRYAGHTEGLGRLFLDVETWRIWLCQIMALGLMYALLGIKGCLSYVVVLLVSFAYRYLVYQKIDGMNGDTLGAFHCIGQIVFILSFFRN; translated from the coding sequence ATGATCAAAACGTTGATTCTATATCTTCAATTTTTTACACGAATACCACTTCCAATGGAAATCGATCATGCTGAAGAACGATTTAAAAAAGGAATTCTTTGGTTTACTGTTTTGGGGTTACTGATCGGCTTAGTTGATGCTCTAGTTCTTTGGGGACTTTATGGGCTTTTACAATCTACGATACTTGCTTGGATCGCAGCCTTACTATTTGATGTGATGTTGACAGGTGCATTTCATATGGATGGTTTAGCGGATATGTGTGATGGTCTTTTTTCTTCTAGAAATAAAGAAAGAATGCTCGAAATCATGAAGGATAGTCGGGTCGGCAGTAATGGTGTTCTGGCCTTGATTTTTTACTATTTATTTTTGATTATCCCGATTATAACTAAAAGTATAGATGTCGATATTTTCTTCTTGATTCGTTTACTAATTGGGTTACAGGTAGTGGGAAAATCAGGGATCGCCTTATTATTTCAACAGATGCGTTATGCAGGACATACAGAAGGATTAGGACGATTATTTTTAGATGTTGAGACTTGGCGTATTTGGCTTTGTCAGATAATGGCCCTTGGTTTGATGTACGCGCTATTGGGAATAAAGGGATGTCTTAGTTATGTAGTCGTTCTCTTAGTCAGTTTTGCGTATCGATACTTGGTATATCAAAAAATCGATGGAATGAACGGTGATACATTAGGTGCATTTCATTGTATTGGGCAAATCGTTTTTATCTTGAGTTTTTTTAGAAATTAG
- a CDS encoding ECF transporter S component: protein MTKRLTLTAMFIALSVIGSMIKLTGSIALDSLPGFVGTVFLGPSIGFLLGSFGHLTSAAIAGFPLTIPVHVITAFLMGCCLFCYGIIREKLTKKYSINRFLSVFIAYLINTPLSLLLLYPLLGNVVYMLFIPLSVASLLNFLLAEVVLYFLERTSDRFIAKKKVG from the coding sequence ATGACAAAGCGATTGACACTAACCGCAATGTTTATAGCATTATCGGTCATTGGATCAATGATCAAGCTAACTGGGTCGATCGCTTTGGATTCGCTACCTGGTTTTGTGGGAACGGTCTTTCTTGGTCCGAGCATAGGATTTCTTTTAGGGAGTTTTGGGCATTTGACAAGTGCAGCGATTGCAGGATTTCCATTAACGATCCCAGTTCATGTAATCACGGCTTTTTTGATGGGCTGTTGTTTATTTTGTTATGGAATAATTAGAGAGAAGTTAACGAAAAAGTACTCGATCAATCGTTTTTTATCGGTGTTTATCGCTTATTTGATCAATACACCACTATCGTTACTGCTCTTGTATCCTTTACTAGGTAATGTGGTCTATATGTTGTTTATTCCATTAAGTGTTGCTTCTTTATTGAATTTTCTCTTAGCTGAAGTCGTTCTTTATTTTTTAGAGAGGACTTCGGATCGATTTATCGCTAAAAAGAAAGTAGGGTAA